DNA sequence from the Nitrospirota bacterium genome:
CGCCCGCTCGGATCCACCGTGACCGACATGGGCAGCGGCCCGGCCGAAATGGTGCCGACCGCCGTCAATGCCCCCGTCGTGTTGTTAATGGCAAACGTCGAGAGGCTGTCGCTCTGATTCGCCACATAGGCAAACCGCCCGCTCGGGTCCACCGTGATGGAAAAAGGAAAGAGCCCGGAGATCATATAACCCAGCGAGCGCAACTGGCCCGTGGTCGCATTCACCGCATACATTGAGATCGTGTTCTCATCCGTGTTCGTCACATACGCGAACCGCGGCGCTTCGGTGCCAGTTGGCGTGCCAGACCCAAGACTCCCTCCCGTTGTGACCGATGCCACAGGGGCGGATGACCCACCGTCACCCCCGCTTCCACAACCTGCCACAGTAAGACTAACGATGCTTAGCGCCATAAGCCCCAGCGACGAGGCCACGC
Encoded proteins:
- a CDS encoding beta-propeller fold lactonase family protein, giving the protein MNATGTLPMTQLPSARGRSLRSVASSLGLMALSIVSLTVAGCGSGGDGGSSAPVASVTTGGSLGSGTPTGTEAPRFAYVTNTDENTISMYAVNATTGQLRSLGYMISGLFPFSITVDPSGRFAYVANQSDSLSTFAINNTTGALTAVGTISAGPLPMSVTVDPSGRFAYVANRLSHSVSAYAVNSTTGALTAVGASVPAGTAPMVVTVDPSGHFVYAVNLYSDNVSAYTINSTTGALTPVVGSPFAAGASPRAIVVDPTGQRAYVANRDSSNISVFTINTTTG